Genomic window (Vicinamibacteria bacterium):
CACTTCCCGTTGGACCGGAGGACATTGGATTGAATCGGATCCTCGTCGTGGATGACGAAGAGTCCATGCGTCAGCTGCTCGAGATCGCGCTCGGCAAGGACGGCTACCGGGTGACGGCAGCGGAATCCGGGGGGGCGGCCATCAAGCTGCTGGAGAGAAACGCCTACGACCTGGTTATATCGGACATCAAGATGCCGGACATGAGCGGCGTCGAGGTCCTGCGCCACGTCAAAGAGACGGATCCATCGATTCCGGTCATCATGGTGACGGCCTACGCTTCGGCGGAAACCGCGGTCGAGGCGCTGCGGCTCGGAGCCTACGACTACCTCACCAAGCCCTTCAAGGTCGAGGAGCTGAAGACCAATATCAGCAACGCGCTGGAGAAGGAGCGGCTGAAGGAAGAGGTCGGCAACCTCAAGCGTGAGCTCAAACAGAAGTATGGCCTGGACAGCATGCTCGGACGCAGCCCGGTGATGCTGGAGCTCTTCGAGCACTTGAAGTCGGTAGCGGCGACGATGTCGACCGTGCTGATCACCGGGGAGAGCGGCACGGGAAAGGAGCTCGCGGCCCGCGCGATTCACGTGAACAGTCCGCGAGCCGATGAGCCTTTCGTCTCGATCAACTGTGGCGCCGTTCCCGAGACTCTGCTCGAGAGCGAGCTGTTCGGCCACCTGAAAGGCTCCTTCACCGGAGCCACGACGAATCACAAAGGATTGTTCGAAGTGGCGCACCGGGGGACCATCTTCCTCGACGAGATCGGAGAAATGAGCCCGACGATGCAGGTCAAACTGCTGCGCGTGCTGCAAGAAAGGCGCATCCGCCGCATCGGCTCGACCGAGGAGATCGAGGTCGACGTACGTATTCTCGCGGCCACCAACAAAGATCTGGAAGCCGGGGTACGCGACAAGAGTTTTCGCGAAGATCTCTACTATCGCCTGAACGTCATCCCGATCCATTTGCCGCCTCTGCGGGAACGGTTGAGCGACGTGCCGCTTCTGGCCGAGCACAGCCTGTCGAAGGCGGCGTCGGCGATGGGCAAGACCGTCAACAAGATCTCGGAAGAGGCCCTGGAGCTTCTTTGCGCCTACGACTGGCCGGGAAACGTGCGCGAGCTGGAGAACGTGATCGAACGTGCCGTCGCCCTCGAGAGATCCAGCATCATCATGCCCGAGCGCCTTCCGGAGAAAATCCGCCACCCCGGCGGCGCCCGCGGGACGGCCGATGCTGCGCCCGCACCGTCGGCGTTTCCCGAGGAGGGCCTGGATTTCAGCGAGAAGGTCGCGACTCTGGAAAAGGAGCTCTTGTCGTCGGCGATGGAGCGGGCCAGTGGGGTTCAGACCAAAGCGGCGAAGCTGCTCAAGATGAACCTACGCTCTTTTCGCTATCTGCTGTCGAAGTACAACTTGAGGTGACAGGTTCTCAGTTGATGTAGCCGAGCGCCTTCAGGAGCTCGCGATCGCTCTTGCCCAGGACGCTCTCGCCTGCGGACTCTCCGTCGATCGCCTTCCGATCGATTTTCGTGAAAGCGGCGCGCTCGTCCGCGGGAGTCGAGGCTAAAAGCGAAGCAAGCAGCTCGGTAAAGATCTCGTGATGCTCCTCGGCTTCTGCCAGGTTGTTTTGCTCTTCGGGGTCCTGAATCAGATCGTAGAGCTCGAAAACCGGGCCGTCGTAGCTTGGAGTCATGACCAGCTTGAAGCCGCCATGCCGTAGGGCGCGGAGCTTTCCCAGAACGCCGTCGACGGTGCGCCGGGTGTTCGCCGCCATCATCTTGACATCGGATTCTAGATAGGCGTCGCGCGGCGGTTGGTTGGCGTCCTTCCAGAAGCTCGCCAGACTGGTGCCGTCCATGTTGAGCCCGGCCGGGACCCGAGCCAGCTCCAGAAGCGTTGGGGCGACATCGATGGAGCGCACCTGCTGTCCGACGACGAGGCCAGCGGGCACCTTATCGGGCCAGCGAATGATGAGCGGGATACGGACGCTGGACTCGTACAGAAAATCGCCGTGATGAAATGAGTAGTCGTGATCCCCGAGGGAGTGGCCGTGGTCGGCGGTGAAGACGACGATCGTCTCGTC
Coding sequences:
- a CDS encoding sulfatase/phosphatase domain-containing protein, whose product is DETIVVFTADHGHSLGDHDYSFHHGDFLYESSVRIPLIIRWPDKVPAGLVVGQQVRSIDVAPTLLELARVPAGLNMDGTSLASFWKDANQPPRDAYLESDVKMMAANTRRTVDGVLGKLRALRHGGFKLVMTPSYDGPVFELYDLIQDPEEQNNLAEAEEHHEIFTELLASLLASTPADERAAFTKIDRKAIDGESAGESVLGKSDRELLKALGYIN
- a CDS encoding sigma-54 dependent transcriptional regulator — protein: MNRILVVDDEESMRQLLEIALGKDGYRVTAAESGGAAIKLLERNAYDLVISDIKMPDMSGVEVLRHVKETDPSIPVIMVTAYASAETAVEALRLGAYDYLTKPFKVEELKTNISNALEKERLKEEVGNLKRELKQKYGLDSMLGRSPVMLELFEHLKSVAATMSTVLITGESGTGKELAARAIHVNSPRADEPFVSINCGAVPETLLESELFGHLKGSFTGATTNHKGLFEVAHRGTIFLDEIGEMSPTMQVKLLRVLQERRIRRIGSTEEIEVDVRILAATNKDLEAGVRDKSFREDLYYRLNVIPIHLPPLRERLSDVPLLAEHSLSKAASAMGKTVNKISEEALELLCAYDWPGNVRELENVIERAVALERSSIIMPERLPEKIRHPGGARGTADAAPAPSAFPEEGLDFSEKVATLEKELLSSAMERASGVQTKAAKLLKMNLRSFRYLLSKYNLR